Proteins encoded together in one Styela clava chromosome 12, kaStyClav1.hap1.2, whole genome shotgun sequence window:
- the LOC120329627 gene encoding aspartate dehydrogenase domain-containing protein-like isoform X1, which yields MSKNCDATPTKSMLGQYLFERIQEVGTEHDIEIDFVWNRSTDKLEGKVEKSLILENLEDCSTRKVDLIVEVCHPEICKNYGEKFLQHCNLFVGSPTAFADQETEKILRSAVVKFGHSLYVPSGALWGATDIKKMADRGSLKGLKVTMKKHPSSFRLHGNLEEINSTAFQSNHPVTLYEGPVRKLCPLAPNNVNTMAAAAIAGHNLGFDEVVGCLISDSSLLDWHIVEVDVLGPTNSDNGNTFNVTTTRKNPASAGAVTGNATFASFFSSLIRARNQGPGIHMC from the exons atgtcaaaaaattgtgatgctacgcccactaaaagtatgttag GCCAATATCTATTTGAAAGGATACAAGAAGTTGGAACTGAGCATGATATTGAAATTGATTTCGTTTGGAATCGATCAACAGATAAACTTgaagggaaagttgaaaagagCCTGATTCTTGAAAACTTGGAAGATTGTTCAACGAG GAAAGTTGATTTGATTGTGGAAGTCTGTCATCCTGAAATATGCAAGAACTATGGCGAAAAGTTCCTGCAACACTGCAATTTATTTGTTGGTTCGCCAACTGCATTTGCTGATCAAGAAACAGAGAAGATCTTAAGATCTGCAGTTGTTAAATTCGGACATTCATTATATGTACCAAGTGGTGCACTATGGGGTGCTACAGATATTAAAAAAATGGCTGACCGGGGCAGTTTGAAG GGATTGAAAGTTACAATGAAGAAACATCCAAGTTCATTTAGACTTCATGGAAATCTTGAAGAAATTAATTCAACTGCTTTTCAAAGTAATCATCCTGTCACTCTTTATGAAGGACCAGTCAGAAAGCTATGTCCACTAGCGCCAAATAATGTGAACACAATGGCTGCAGCTGCAATTGCTGGACATAATCTGGGATTTGATGAAGTTGTTGGGTGTTTAATTTCTGATTCAAG TCTTTTAGATTGGCATATAGTGGAGGTGGATGTGCTCGGACCAACAAATAGTGATAATGGTAACACATTTAATgtcacaacaacaagaaaaaatccAGCATCAGCTGGTGCTGTCACTGGAAATGCAACTTTTGCCTCATTTTTCAGCAGCTTAATAC GTGCCCGAAATCAAGGACCTGGTATACACATGTGCTAA
- the LOC120329627 gene encoding aspartate dehydrogenase domain-containing protein-like isoform X2: protein MRVGIVGYGHLGQYLFERIQEVGTEHDIEIDFVWNRSTDKLEGKVEKSLILENLEDCSTRKVDLIVEVCHPEICKNYGEKFLQHCNLFVGSPTAFADQETEKILRSAVVKFGHSLYVPSGALWGATDIKKMADRGSLKGLKVTMKKHPSSFRLHGNLEEINSTAFQSNHPVTLYEGPVRKLCPLAPNNVNTMAAAAIAGHNLGFDEVVGCLISDSSLLDWHIVEVDVLGPTNSDNGNTFNVTTTRKNPASAGAVTGNATFASFFSSLIRARNQGPGIHMC, encoded by the exons ATGAGAGTCGGAATAGTGGGATATGGTCATCTTG GCCAATATCTATTTGAAAGGATACAAGAAGTTGGAACTGAGCATGATATTGAAATTGATTTCGTTTGGAATCGATCAACAGATAAACTTgaagggaaagttgaaaagagCCTGATTCTTGAAAACTTGGAAGATTGTTCAACGAG GAAAGTTGATTTGATTGTGGAAGTCTGTCATCCTGAAATATGCAAGAACTATGGCGAAAAGTTCCTGCAACACTGCAATTTATTTGTTGGTTCGCCAACTGCATTTGCTGATCAAGAAACAGAGAAGATCTTAAGATCTGCAGTTGTTAAATTCGGACATTCATTATATGTACCAAGTGGTGCACTATGGGGTGCTACAGATATTAAAAAAATGGCTGACCGGGGCAGTTTGAAG GGATTGAAAGTTACAATGAAGAAACATCCAAGTTCATTTAGACTTCATGGAAATCTTGAAGAAATTAATTCAACTGCTTTTCAAAGTAATCATCCTGTCACTCTTTATGAAGGACCAGTCAGAAAGCTATGTCCACTAGCGCCAAATAATGTGAACACAATGGCTGCAGCTGCAATTGCTGGACATAATCTGGGATTTGATGAAGTTGTTGGGTGTTTAATTTCTGATTCAAG TCTTTTAGATTGGCATATAGTGGAGGTGGATGTGCTCGGACCAACAAATAGTGATAATGGTAACACATTTAATgtcacaacaacaagaaaaaatccAGCATCAGCTGGTGCTGTCACTGGAAATGCAACTTTTGCCTCATTTTTCAGCAGCTTAATAC GTGCCCGAAATCAAGGACCTGGTATACACATGTGCTAA
- the LOC120330289 gene encoding uncharacterized protein LOC120330289 — translation MGKPGMNLNLGASRKTKPTEYTSSMKKRRRASQAKHRLNVATCYQKLRMSIPGVNNDHCNKSRSNRCLNKADLLYRAKEYIVHLEKSMEKLLNLKGQMTPSLDHGSERDDEILTNEISNFKRMDQFKDHFASTFQVDRNAASYLYHSAETRSTLKHQILSHRTKTSMVTVGEKDRNLNHCHVQKETLLTESQSPTAKSKGSSQQSDDLGFVSAEGGSQDQHHSNNINKKISQSSTQQHWNGCCMPQCNVQGAPGSIHTFGSPFVHYPATVFNTFPDCGFMDPSNFYFYVPTAGYPRQFYTSLDDHHSYLANGIPPMHATYNMPGQFLNTSSLVGQTGSFVAGAEQATTSYQNIIFDDMKKNQDSQMNIESVVVKNPSAFIEELNTSKQENKIEVIRENSINILDFSLINRYGLVMAPYPGPVEPR, via the exons ATGGGCAAGCCAGGAATGAACTTGAATTTAGGAGCTTCTAGGAAAACTAAACCGACTGAATATACTTCTTCCATGAAGAAAAGGAGAAGAGCATCGCAGGCGAAACACAG ATTGAATGTTGCAACATGCTATCAAAAATTAAGAATGTCGATACCAGGTGTAAATAATGATCATTGCAACAAAAG TAGAAGCAACCGTTGTTTGAATAAAGCTGATTTATTATATCGAGCAAAGGAATACATAGTTCATCTTGAGAAGTCTATGGAGAAATTATTGAATCTGAAAGGACAAATGACGCCATCACTCGACCATGGAAGTGAACGCGATGACGAAAttttaacaaatgaaatttCTAACTTCAAAAGAATGGATCAATTCAAGGATCATTTCGCGTCAAC CTTTCAAGTTGATCGGAATGCAGCGTCATACTTGTACCATTCAGCAGAAACGAGAAGTACTTTGAAGCATCAGATTTTGAG TCATCGCACTAAGACTTCTATGGTTACTGTTGGAGAGAAAGATAGAAATTTGAATCATTGTCACGTACAAAAGGAAACTTTGCTAACAGAAAGTCAGTCACCAACAGCAAAATCTAA GGGGTCATCCCAACAAAGTGATGATTTAGGTTTTGTGTCAGCGGAGGGCGGAAGTCAAGATCAACACCAtagtaataatattaataaaaagatATCACAATCATCAACTCAACAGCACTGGAATGGGTGTTGTATGCCTCAGTGTAACGTACAG GGTGCTCCTGGTTCGATTCACACATTCGGGAGTCCGTTTGTTCATTATCCAGCGACAGTTTTTAACACGTTTCCCGATTGTGGTTTCATGGATCCgtctaatttttatttttacgttCCAACTGCCGGATATCCGAGACAATTTTATACATCTCTTGATGATCACCACTCTTATTTGGCTAATGGAATACCGCCCATGCATGCGACTTATAATATGCCAG GACAGTTTCTCAACACCAGTTCTCTTGTTGGACAAACTGGTAGCTTCGTGGCCGGCGCTGAACAAGCAACAACatcatatcaaaatattatatttgatgatATGAAGAAAAATCAAGATTCACAAATGAATATTGAAAGTGTTGTCGTCAAAAATCCATCAGCatttattgaagaattaaatacATCAAAACAGGAGAATAAGATTGAGGTGATTCGCGAAAATTCCATAAATATTTTGGACTTTTCGTTAATAAATCGATATGGTTTAGTCATGGCTCCGTACCCTGGACCTGTTGAGCCAAGATAA